One genomic window of Myxocyprinus asiaticus isolate MX2 ecotype Aquarium Trade chromosome 5, UBuf_Myxa_2, whole genome shotgun sequence includes the following:
- the LOC127441296 gene encoding kinesin-like protein KIF1A isoform X6 → MAGASVKVAVRVRPFNSREIGKDSKCIIQMSGNTTTIINPKQPKENKSFNFDYSYWSHTTPEDVNYACQKQVYKDIGEEMLLHAFEGYNVCIFAYGQTGAGKSYTMMGKQEKDQEGIIPLLCEDLFTKINDNNANCMSYSVEVSYMEIYCERVRDLLNPKNKGNLRVREHPLMGPYVEDLSKLAVTSYNDIQDLMDSGNKARTVAATNMNETSSRSHAVFNIIFTQKRHDGETDNTSEKVSKISLVDLAGSERADSTGAKGTRLKEGANINKSLTTLGKVISALAEMDFAPNKNKKKKKVESFIPYRDSVLTWLLRENLGGNSRTAMVAALSPADINYDETLSTLRYADRAKQIRCNAVINEDPNNRLVRELKDEVARLKDLLYAQGLGDIIEMTNAMTGMSPSPSLSALSSRAGSISSLHDRIMFNPGSEEAIERLKETEKIIAELNETWEEKLRRTEAIRMEREALLAEMGVAMREDGGTVGVFSPKKTPHLVNLNEDPLMSECLLYYIKDGITKVGREDASSRQDIVLSGHFIEDEHCIFTSSTNASGEGTVVLEPCEGAETYVNGKRVTEPTILRSGNRIVMGKSHVFRFNDPEQARQERERTPCAETPVEPVDWAFAQRELLEKQGIDMKQEMEQRLQELEDQYRKEREDASNLLEQQRLDYESKLEALQKQVDSRYYPEITEEEEEPEEEVPWTKRETELALWAFRKWRFYQFTSLRDLLWGNAIFLKEANAISVELKKKVQFQFVLLTDTLYSPLPPDLLPPSVAKDREKRLFPRTIVAVEVQDQKNGATHYWTLEKLRQRLDLMREMYDRAAEVPSSAIEDCDHMMSGGDPFYDRFPWFRLVGRAFVYLSNLLYPVPLVHRVAIVSEKGEVKGFLRVAVQAISADEEAPDYGSGVRQSGTAKISFEDQQFEKFQTESCTGGMSHANTSQEELRIVEGEGQNSEMGLSADEVNNNTCTASPDILNSPLKGSLEFPLDVTQEKSFQHLKIGSSFTFRVTVLQASSISAEYADIFCQFNFIHRHDEAFSTEPLKNTGRGPPLGFYHVQNITVEVTKSFVEYIKSQPIVFEVFGHYQKQPFPPLCKDLISSLRPTRRQFPRVMPLSKPVPATKLSTLTRSTAGPCHCKYDLMAFFEICELEANGDYIPSVVDHRGGMPCHGTFLLHQGIQRRITVTVAHETGNDIEWKEVKELVIGRIRNTPEADETIIDPNILSLNILSSGYIRPSYDDSVSLGIDHRTFYHFEAAWDSSMHNSLLLNRVTPYGEKIYITLSAYLEMENCTQPTVITKDFCMVFYSRDAKLPASRSIRNLFSTGAFRPSESNRVTGVYELSLCHVADIGSPGMQRRRRRVLDTSVAYVRGEENLAGWRPRSDSLILDHQWELEKLSLLQEVEKTRHYLLLREKLEASLLLEQDTFCGKDLMDSPKASSPLINPVASLGLDSPNNRQRELAAKCVRLLMHTFNRQYSQVSSSLSESKLSEMSASFLRDRSSSALSTLTPSSTCPSLVDGHFGNPDFRGAETNSGASSPDLDPFSPVERKPKSCTFIPNIQEIRVSPIVSKKGYLNFLEPHTSGWVRRYIVVRRPYVYLYRSERDCVERAVINLSSAQVDYSEDQQTMLRASNTFAVCTEHRNILLQASNDKEMHDWLYAFNPLLAGTIRSKLSRRKSGQMRM, encoded by the exons ATGGCAGGAGCCTCAGTGAAAGTAGCCGTGAGGGTCCGCCCCTTCAATTCACGAGAGATTGGAAAAGATAGCAAGTGTATCATCCAGATGTCAGGCAACACAACCA CAATAATAAACCCTAAACAGCCAAAGGAAAACAAGAGCTTCAACTTTGACTATTCCTATTGGTCACATACAACT CCAGAAGATGTTAACTATGCATGCCAAAAGCAGGTGTATAAGGACATTGGGGAGGAAATGCTTCTGCATGCTTTTGAGGGATACAATGTGTGTATCTTTGCCTATGGCCAGACTGGGGCAGGAAAGTCATACACCATGATGGGCAAGCAAGAGAAAGACCAAGAGGGCATCATTCCATTG CTATGTGAGGACCTGTTTACCAAGATCAATGACAATAATGCCAATTGCATGTCATACTCAGTTGAG gtgAGTTATATGGAGATTTACTGTGAACGTGTTAGGGATCTGCTGAACCCAAAGAACAAAGGGAACCTGCGTGTGCGAGAGCATCCCCTGATGGGGCCATATGTGGAGGACCTGTCAAAACTAGCAGTAACCTCCTACAATGACATCCAGGACTTGATGGACTCTGGCAACAAAGCCAG GACTGTGGCAGCCACAAATATGAATGAGACCAGCAGCCGTTCTCATGCCGTTTTCAACATCATCTTCACCCAGAAACGACATGATGGTGAAACAGACAACACCTCTGAAAAG GTCAGCAAAATCAGCCTAGTCGACTTGGCAGGAAGTGAGAGGGCCGATTCTACTGGAGCTAAAGGCACTAGACTGAAG GAAGGAGCCAATATCAACAAATCTTTAACAACACTGGGTAAAGTTATCTCTGCTTTGGCTGAGATG gacTTTGCACCAAACAAG aacaaaaagaagaagaaagtggagAGCTTTATTCCTTACAGAGACTCGGTTCTGACCTGGCTGCTGAGGGAAAACCTCG GAGGAAACTCTCGTACTGCCATGGTTGCAGCTCTGAGCCCTGCTGATATTAACTATGATGAGACACTCAGCACTCTCAG GTATGCTGATCGTGCCAAGCAGATCCGATGCAACGCCGTCATCAATGAAGACCCCAACAACCGCCTGGTGCGTGAGCTGAAAGATGAAGTGGCACGTCTGAAGGATCTGCTCTACGCTCAGGGTCTTGGAGACATCATTGAGA TGACCAATGCCATGACAGGGAtgagcccctccccttctctctcTGCCCTGTCAAGCCGAGCTGGCTCCATCAGCAGCCTGCATGATCGAATCATGTTCAACCCGGGAAGTGAGGAAGCTATTGAGAGGCTGAAG GAAACTGAGAAGATAATTGCAGAACTCAATGAAACTTGGGAAGAGAAGCTTCGCCGCACAGAGGCCATTAGGATGGAAAG GGAGGCACTTTTGGCTGAAATGGGTGTGGCAATGAGGGAAGATGGGGGAACAGTTGGAGTCTTTTCTCCTAAGAAG ACGCCTCACCTGGTCAATCTGAATGAAGATCCACTGATGTCTGAGTGCCTACTGTACTACATTAAAGACGGAATCACCAA GGTCGGCCGTGAGGATGCCAGCAGTCGGCAGGACATTGTCCTAAGTGGTCACTTCATTGAAGACGAACACTGTATCTTCACAAGTAGCACTAATGCCTCAGGAGAGGGAACAGTGGTCCTGGAGCCCTGTGAGGGAGCCGAGACTTACGTTAATGGGAAGAGAGTGACAGAGCCCACTATTCTCAGATCAG GTAACCGTATCGTTATGGGCAAGAGCCATGTGTTCCGATTCAATGACCCAGAGCAAGCCCGGCAAGAACGAGAAAGGACACCATGTGCAGAAACACCTGTGGAGCCTGTGGACTGGGCTTTTGCCCAGAGAGAACTGTTGGAGAAACAAGGCATTGATATGAAACAAGAGATGGAGCAGAG ATTACAGGAACTGGAGGACCAGTACCGTAAGGAAAGAGAAGACGCAAGCAACCTTCTTGAACAGCAGAGACTT GACTACGAGAGTAAACTGGAAGCTCTTCAGAAGCAGGTTGACTCCCGATATTACCCAGAAATCACTGAGGAAGAGGAAGAACCAGAAGAGGAAG TGCCGTGGACAAAGCGAGAGACAGAACTGGCCCTCTGGGCTTTCCGTAAATGGCGGTTCTACCAGTTCACCTCTCTCAGAGACCTGCTCTGGGGAAATGCAATTTTCCTCAAGGAAGCTAATGCCATTAGCGTGGAGCTCAAGAAAAAG GTTCAGTTTCAGTTTGTATTGCTAACAGACACACTGTACTCACCGCTGCCCCCTGACCTGCTGCCCCCCAGTGTAGCCAAAGACAGGGAGAAAAGGCTGTTCCCACGCACTATAGTAGCAGTAGAAGTTCAGGACCAGAAGAACGGTGCCACACACTACTGGACTTTAGAGAAACTCAG ACAAAGACTGGATCTGATGAGAGAAATGTATGACCGAGCAGCAGAGGTGCCCAGTTCTGCAATTGAAGATTGTGACCATATGATGTCTGGTGGTGATCCCTTCTATGACCGCTTTCCTTGGTTTCGTCTGGTTGGCAG GGCATTTGTGTATCTAAGTAACCTGCTGTACCCTGTACCATTGGTACACCGTGTCGCCATTGTTAGTGAGAAAGGCGAGGTCAAGGGGTTCCTCCGGGTGGCAGTGCAAGCCATCTCGG CTGATGAAGAGGCTCCTGATTATGGCTCGGGTGTACGACAATCAGGAACCGCCAAGATTTCATTTGAAGATCAACAATTTGAGAAG TTCCAGACAGAGTCATGCACCGGTGGGATGTCTCACGCAAACACATCTCAAGAGGAGCTGCGCATCGTAGAAGGAGAAGGACAGAACTCAGAAATGGGGCTCAGTGCTGATGAGGTCAACAACAACACCTGTACAG CATCTCCTGATATTCTTAACAGTCCTCTTAAGGGCAGTCTGGAATTTCCTCTTGATGTGACTCAGGAAAAATCTTTCCAGCACCTGAAAATAGGCAGCAGCTTTACCTTCAGGGTCACAGTGCTTCAAGCCTCCAGCATCTCTGCTGAGTATGCAGACATCTTCTGCCAGTTCAA CTTCATCCACAGGCATGACGAGGCATTTTCCACTGAGCCCTTGAAAAACACCGGCAGAGGCCCTCCTCTGGGATTCTACCATGTGCAAAAT ATAACTGTGGAGGTCACCAAGTCTTTTGTGGAATACATCAAAAGTCAGCCGATCGTTTTTGAGGTATTTGGGCACTACCAGAAACAGCCCTTCCCTCCTCTCTGTAAGGACTTAATTAG TTCATTACGTCCAACAAGACGGCAGTTCCCTAGGGTTATGCCCTTGTCAAAGCCAG TGCCCGCCACCAAACTGAGCACCCTGACACGCTCCACCGCTGGCCCCTGTCACTGCAAATATGACCTCATGGCTTTCTTTGAGATCTGTGAACTGGAGGCCAATGGGGA CTACATCCCATCTGTTGTTGATCACAGAGGTGGAATGCCCTGCCATGGTACATTCCTATTACACCAG GGCATCCAAAGGAGAATTACGGTCACTGTAGCCCATGAAACTGGTAATGACATTGAGTGGAAGGAGGTCAAGGAGCTGGTCATAG GCCGCATCCGTAACACACCCGAGGCAGATGAGACGATCATAGATCCCAACATCCTGTCCCTCAACATCCTCTCTTCAGGATACATACGGCCATCTTATGATGACAG TGTGTCACTGGGAATTGACCATAG GACATTTTACCACTTTGAGGCAGCATGGGATAGCTCCATGCACAACTCCCTCCTTCTGAACCGTGTCACTCCATACGGAGAAAAAATTTACATCACTCTCTCTGCTTACCTTGAG ATGGAGAACTGCACTCAGCCCACTGTCATCACTAAGGACTTCTGCATGGTGTTCTACTCCAGAGATGCCAAACTTCCTGCATCACGCTCTATTCGAAACCTTTTTAGCACTGGTGCTTTCAGGCCCTCTGAGAG TAACCGTGTGACCGGAGTGTATGAATTAAGCCTCTGCCACGTGGCGGATATCGGAAGTCCTG GTATGCAGAGGAGGCGCAGACGGGTGCTGGACACCTCAGTGGCGTACGTGCGTGGAGAGGAGAATCTTGCAGGCTGGAGGCCCCGCAGTGACAGTCTCATCCTGGACCACCAATGGGAACTGGAGAAACTCAGCCTATTACAAGAG GTGGAGAAGACCAGGCATTACCTTCTGCTGAGAGAGAAGCTAGAAGCCTCTCTGCTGCTGGAACAGGACACTTTTTGTGGTAAAGACCTCATGGACTCACCTAAAGCCTCTAGCCCCTTGATCAATCCAGTAGCCAGCCTGGGTCTGGACAGCCCCAACAATAGGCAGAGGGAATTGGCTGCCAAG tgTGTGCGACTGCTCATGCACACCTTCAACAGGCAGTACAGCCAGGTGAGCAGCAGTCTCAGTGAGAGCAAG CTGTCAGAGATGTCTGCGTCATTCTTAAGAGACAGATCTTCCTCAGCTCTGAGCACTCTGACCCCCTCCTCCACCTGCCCGTCATTGGTGGATGGTCACTTTGGCAATCCAGACTTCAG AGGTGCTGAGACTAACTCTGGTGCCTCGAGCCCTGATCTAGACCCCTTCAGCCCTGTAGAGAGAAAACCCAAGAGCTGCACCTTCATCCCCAATATCCAAGAGATTCGTGTCAG CCCCATTGTGTCAAAGAAAGGCTATCTCAACTTTCTGGAGCCACACACCAGTGGCTGGGTCAGACGTTATATTGTGGTGCGGCGGCCATATGTCTACTTGTACCGCAGTGAGAGAGACTGTGTAGAGAGAGCCGTCATCAACCTCTCATCTGCCCAGGTGGATTACAGCGAAGATCAGCAGACCATGTTGAGG gcTTCTAACACATTTGCTGTGTGCACTGAGCACCGCAACATTCTCCTCCAAGCCAGCAATGACAAAGAGATGCATGACTGGCTGTATGCGTTCAACCCACTGCTGGCTGGAACCATCAG
- the LOC127441296 gene encoding kinesin-like protein KIF1A isoform X7, protein MAGASVKVAVRVRPFNSREIGKDSKCIIQMSGNTTTIINPKQPKENKSFNFDYSYWSHTTPEDVNYACQKQVYKDIGEEMLLHAFEGYNVCIFAYGQTGAGKSYTMMGKQEKDQEGIIPLLCEDLFTKINDNNANCMSYSVEVSYMEIYCERVRDLLNPKNKGNLRVREHPLMGPYVEDLSKLAVTSYNDIQDLMDSGNKARTVAATNMNETSSRSHAVFNIIFTQKRHDGETDNTSEKVSKISLVDLAGSERADSTGAKGTRLKEGANINKSLTTLGKVISALAEMDFAPNKNKKKKKVESFIPYRDSVLTWLLRENLGGNSRTAMVAALSPADINYDETLSTLRYADRAKQIRCNAVINEDPNNRLVRELKDEVARLKDLLYAQGLGDIIEMTNAMTGMSPSPSLSALSSRAGSISSLHDRIMFNPGSEEAIERLKETEKIIAELNETWEEKLRRTEAIRMEREALLAEMGVAMREDGGTVGVFSPKKTPHLVNLNEDPLMSECLLYYIKDGITKVGREDASSRQDIVLSGHFIEDEHCIFTSSTNASGEGTVVLEPCEGAETYVNGKRVTEPTILRSGNRIVMGKSHVFRFNDPEQARQERERTPCAETPVEPVDWAFAQRELLEKQGIDMKQEMEQRLQELEDQYRKEREDASNLLEQQRLDYESKLEALQKQVDSRYYPEITEEEEEPEEEVPWTKRETELALWAFRKWRFYQFTSLRDLLWGNAIFLKEANAISVELKKKVQFQFVLLTDTLYSPLPPDLLPPSVAKDREKRLFPRTIVAVEVQDQKNGATHYWTLEKLRQRLDLMREMYDRAAEVPSSAIEDCDHMMSGGDPFYDRFPWFRLVGRAFVYLSNLLYPVPLVHRVAIVSEKGEVKGFLRVAVQAISADEEAPDYGSGVRQSGTAKISFEDQQFEKFQTESCTGGMSHANTSQEELRIVEGEGQNSEMGLSADEVNNNTCTASPDILNSPLKGSLEFPLDVTQEKSFQHLKIGSSFTFRVTVLQASSISAEYADIFCQFNFIHRHDEAFSTEPLKNTGRGPPLGFYHVQNITVEVTKSFVEYIKSQPIVFEVFGHYQKQPFPPLCKDLISSLRPTRRQFPRVMPLSKPVPATKLSTLTRSTAGPCHCKYDLMAFFEICELEANGDYIPSVVDHRGGMPCHGTFLLHQGIQRRITVTVAHETGNDIEWKEVKELVIGRIRNTPEADETIIDPNILSLNILSSGYIRPSYDDRTFYHFEAAWDSSMHNSLLLNRVTPYGEKIYITLSAYLEMENCTQPTVITKDFCMVFYSRDAKLPASRSIRNLFSTGAFRPSESNRVTGVYELSLCHVADIGSPGMQRRRRRVLDTSVAYVRGEENLAGWRPRSDSLILDHQWELEKLSLLQEVEKTRHYLLLREKLEASLLLEQDTFCGKDLMDSPKASSPLINPVASLGLDSPNNRQRELAAKCVRLLMHTFNRQYSQVSSSLSESKLSEMSASFLRDRSSSALSTLTPSSTCPSLVDGHFGNPDFRGAETNSGASSPDLDPFSPVERKPKSCTFIPNIQEIRVSPIVSKKGYLNFLEPHTSGWVRRYIVVRRPYVYLYRSERDCVERAVINLSSAQVDYSEDQQTMLRASNTFAVCTEHRNILLQASNDKEMHDWLYAFNPLLAGTIRSKLSRRKSGQMRM, encoded by the exons ATGGCAGGAGCCTCAGTGAAAGTAGCCGTGAGGGTCCGCCCCTTCAATTCACGAGAGATTGGAAAAGATAGCAAGTGTATCATCCAGATGTCAGGCAACACAACCA CAATAATAAACCCTAAACAGCCAAAGGAAAACAAGAGCTTCAACTTTGACTATTCCTATTGGTCACATACAACT CCAGAAGATGTTAACTATGCATGCCAAAAGCAGGTGTATAAGGACATTGGGGAGGAAATGCTTCTGCATGCTTTTGAGGGATACAATGTGTGTATCTTTGCCTATGGCCAGACTGGGGCAGGAAAGTCATACACCATGATGGGCAAGCAAGAGAAAGACCAAGAGGGCATCATTCCATTG CTATGTGAGGACCTGTTTACCAAGATCAATGACAATAATGCCAATTGCATGTCATACTCAGTTGAG gtgAGTTATATGGAGATTTACTGTGAACGTGTTAGGGATCTGCTGAACCCAAAGAACAAAGGGAACCTGCGTGTGCGAGAGCATCCCCTGATGGGGCCATATGTGGAGGACCTGTCAAAACTAGCAGTAACCTCCTACAATGACATCCAGGACTTGATGGACTCTGGCAACAAAGCCAG GACTGTGGCAGCCACAAATATGAATGAGACCAGCAGCCGTTCTCATGCCGTTTTCAACATCATCTTCACCCAGAAACGACATGATGGTGAAACAGACAACACCTCTGAAAAG GTCAGCAAAATCAGCCTAGTCGACTTGGCAGGAAGTGAGAGGGCCGATTCTACTGGAGCTAAAGGCACTAGACTGAAG GAAGGAGCCAATATCAACAAATCTTTAACAACACTGGGTAAAGTTATCTCTGCTTTGGCTGAGATG gacTTTGCACCAAACAAG aacaaaaagaagaagaaagtggagAGCTTTATTCCTTACAGAGACTCGGTTCTGACCTGGCTGCTGAGGGAAAACCTCG GAGGAAACTCTCGTACTGCCATGGTTGCAGCTCTGAGCCCTGCTGATATTAACTATGATGAGACACTCAGCACTCTCAG GTATGCTGATCGTGCCAAGCAGATCCGATGCAACGCCGTCATCAATGAAGACCCCAACAACCGCCTGGTGCGTGAGCTGAAAGATGAAGTGGCACGTCTGAAGGATCTGCTCTACGCTCAGGGTCTTGGAGACATCATTGAGA TGACCAATGCCATGACAGGGAtgagcccctccccttctctctcTGCCCTGTCAAGCCGAGCTGGCTCCATCAGCAGCCTGCATGATCGAATCATGTTCAACCCGGGAAGTGAGGAAGCTATTGAGAGGCTGAAG GAAACTGAGAAGATAATTGCAGAACTCAATGAAACTTGGGAAGAGAAGCTTCGCCGCACAGAGGCCATTAGGATGGAAAG GGAGGCACTTTTGGCTGAAATGGGTGTGGCAATGAGGGAAGATGGGGGAACAGTTGGAGTCTTTTCTCCTAAGAAG ACGCCTCACCTGGTCAATCTGAATGAAGATCCACTGATGTCTGAGTGCCTACTGTACTACATTAAAGACGGAATCACCAA GGTCGGCCGTGAGGATGCCAGCAGTCGGCAGGACATTGTCCTAAGTGGTCACTTCATTGAAGACGAACACTGTATCTTCACAAGTAGCACTAATGCCTCAGGAGAGGGAACAGTGGTCCTGGAGCCCTGTGAGGGAGCCGAGACTTACGTTAATGGGAAGAGAGTGACAGAGCCCACTATTCTCAGATCAG GTAACCGTATCGTTATGGGCAAGAGCCATGTGTTCCGATTCAATGACCCAGAGCAAGCCCGGCAAGAACGAGAAAGGACACCATGTGCAGAAACACCTGTGGAGCCTGTGGACTGGGCTTTTGCCCAGAGAGAACTGTTGGAGAAACAAGGCATTGATATGAAACAAGAGATGGAGCAGAG ATTACAGGAACTGGAGGACCAGTACCGTAAGGAAAGAGAAGACGCAAGCAACCTTCTTGAACAGCAGAGACTT GACTACGAGAGTAAACTGGAAGCTCTTCAGAAGCAGGTTGACTCCCGATATTACCCAGAAATCACTGAGGAAGAGGAAGAACCAGAAGAGGAAG TGCCGTGGACAAAGCGAGAGACAGAACTGGCCCTCTGGGCTTTCCGTAAATGGCGGTTCTACCAGTTCACCTCTCTCAGAGACCTGCTCTGGGGAAATGCAATTTTCCTCAAGGAAGCTAATGCCATTAGCGTGGAGCTCAAGAAAAAG GTTCAGTTTCAGTTTGTATTGCTAACAGACACACTGTACTCACCGCTGCCCCCTGACCTGCTGCCCCCCAGTGTAGCCAAAGACAGGGAGAAAAGGCTGTTCCCACGCACTATAGTAGCAGTAGAAGTTCAGGACCAGAAGAACGGTGCCACACACTACTGGACTTTAGAGAAACTCAG ACAAAGACTGGATCTGATGAGAGAAATGTATGACCGAGCAGCAGAGGTGCCCAGTTCTGCAATTGAAGATTGTGACCATATGATGTCTGGTGGTGATCCCTTCTATGACCGCTTTCCTTGGTTTCGTCTGGTTGGCAG GGCATTTGTGTATCTAAGTAACCTGCTGTACCCTGTACCATTGGTACACCGTGTCGCCATTGTTAGTGAGAAAGGCGAGGTCAAGGGGTTCCTCCGGGTGGCAGTGCAAGCCATCTCGG CTGATGAAGAGGCTCCTGATTATGGCTCGGGTGTACGACAATCAGGAACCGCCAAGATTTCATTTGAAGATCAACAATTTGAGAAG TTCCAGACAGAGTCATGCACCGGTGGGATGTCTCACGCAAACACATCTCAAGAGGAGCTGCGCATCGTAGAAGGAGAAGGACAGAACTCAGAAATGGGGCTCAGTGCTGATGAGGTCAACAACAACACCTGTACAG CATCTCCTGATATTCTTAACAGTCCTCTTAAGGGCAGTCTGGAATTTCCTCTTGATGTGACTCAGGAAAAATCTTTCCAGCACCTGAAAATAGGCAGCAGCTTTACCTTCAGGGTCACAGTGCTTCAAGCCTCCAGCATCTCTGCTGAGTATGCAGACATCTTCTGCCAGTTCAA CTTCATCCACAGGCATGACGAGGCATTTTCCACTGAGCCCTTGAAAAACACCGGCAGAGGCCCTCCTCTGGGATTCTACCATGTGCAAAAT ATAACTGTGGAGGTCACCAAGTCTTTTGTGGAATACATCAAAAGTCAGCCGATCGTTTTTGAGGTATTTGGGCACTACCAGAAACAGCCCTTCCCTCCTCTCTGTAAGGACTTAATTAG TTCATTACGTCCAACAAGACGGCAGTTCCCTAGGGTTATGCCCTTGTCAAAGCCAG TGCCCGCCACCAAACTGAGCACCCTGACACGCTCCACCGCTGGCCCCTGTCACTGCAAATATGACCTCATGGCTTTCTTTGAGATCTGTGAACTGGAGGCCAATGGGGA CTACATCCCATCTGTTGTTGATCACAGAGGTGGAATGCCCTGCCATGGTACATTCCTATTACACCAG GGCATCCAAAGGAGAATTACGGTCACTGTAGCCCATGAAACTGGTAATGACATTGAGTGGAAGGAGGTCAAGGAGCTGGTCATAG GCCGCATCCGTAACACACCCGAGGCAGATGAGACGATCATAGATCCCAACATCCTGTCCCTCAACATCCTCTCTTCAGGATACATACGGCCATCTTATGATGACAG GACATTTTACCACTTTGAGGCAGCATGGGATAGCTCCATGCACAACTCCCTCCTTCTGAACCGTGTCACTCCATACGGAGAAAAAATTTACATCACTCTCTCTGCTTACCTTGAG ATGGAGAACTGCACTCAGCCCACTGTCATCACTAAGGACTTCTGCATGGTGTTCTACTCCAGAGATGCCAAACTTCCTGCATCACGCTCTATTCGAAACCTTTTTAGCACTGGTGCTTTCAGGCCCTCTGAGAG TAACCGTGTGACCGGAGTGTATGAATTAAGCCTCTGCCACGTGGCGGATATCGGAAGTCCTG GTATGCAGAGGAGGCGCAGACGGGTGCTGGACACCTCAGTGGCGTACGTGCGTGGAGAGGAGAATCTTGCAGGCTGGAGGCCCCGCAGTGACAGTCTCATCCTGGACCACCAATGGGAACTGGAGAAACTCAGCCTATTACAAGAG GTGGAGAAGACCAGGCATTACCTTCTGCTGAGAGAGAAGCTAGAAGCCTCTCTGCTGCTGGAACAGGACACTTTTTGTGGTAAAGACCTCATGGACTCACCTAAAGCCTCTAGCCCCTTGATCAATCCAGTAGCCAGCCTGGGTCTGGACAGCCCCAACAATAGGCAGAGGGAATTGGCTGCCAAG tgTGTGCGACTGCTCATGCACACCTTCAACAGGCAGTACAGCCAGGTGAGCAGCAGTCTCAGTGAGAGCAAG CTGTCAGAGATGTCTGCGTCATTCTTAAGAGACAGATCTTCCTCAGCTCTGAGCACTCTGACCCCCTCCTCCACCTGCCCGTCATTGGTGGATGGTCACTTTGGCAATCCAGACTTCAG AGGTGCTGAGACTAACTCTGGTGCCTCGAGCCCTGATCTAGACCCCTTCAGCCCTGTAGAGAGAAAACCCAAGAGCTGCACCTTCATCCCCAATATCCAAGAGATTCGTGTCAG CCCCATTGTGTCAAAGAAAGGCTATCTCAACTTTCTGGAGCCACACACCAGTGGCTGGGTCAGACGTTATATTGTGGTGCGGCGGCCATATGTCTACTTGTACCGCAGTGAGAGAGACTGTGTAGAGAGAGCCGTCATCAACCTCTCATCTGCCCAGGTGGATTACAGCGAAGATCAGCAGACCATGTTGAGG gcTTCTAACACATTTGCTGTGTGCACTGAGCACCGCAACATTCTCCTCCAAGCCAGCAATGACAAAGAGATGCATGACTGGCTGTATGCGTTCAACCCACTGCTGGCTGGAACCATCAG